The following are encoded in a window of Oncorhynchus gorbuscha isolate QuinsamMale2020 ecotype Even-year unplaced genomic scaffold, OgorEven_v1.0 Un_scaffold_1664, whole genome shotgun sequence genomic DNA:
- the LOC124023644 gene encoding serine/threonine-protein kinase/endoribonuclease IRE1a-like isoform X3, whose product MTKYVTGRARLADFGISRQLNMGQTTLHTISAGTKCWKARETLDEDSGIGYKRSTDIQVAGMLMYYIISGGHHPFGKGIHCEVNIFQGKYTLEHVEDEVAKDLIEWMINEDPEKRPTVEDTLAHPYFWPEERRVEYLRKIGNEKEAENCRKADPGLLHALDQCAEARSFTKWKSKIPPELMNKLDGKKKAYPDNTLGLLRFIRNLHEHYIEDADSVDILTMFPDLFGCVYKFAKKKEWNSRSSLKKWFHREDVR is encoded by the exons ATGACAAAAT ATGTTACAGGCAGAGCGAGATTAGCCGATTTCGGTATAAGTCGACAATTGAACATGGGACAAACAACTCTACATACAATCAGTGCAGGAACAAAATGTTGGAAGGCCAGAGAAACTTTAGATGAAGACAGTGGGATCGGATATAAGAGGAGCACCGATATTCAG GTGGCCGGGATGTTAATGTATTACATCATCTCTGGTGGACATCATCCATTTGGCAAAGGCATCCATTGTGAAGTTAACATTTTTCAAGGGAAGTACACACTGGAACATGTTGAGGATGAAGTGGCCAAGGACCTCATTGAGTGGATGATCAATGAAGACCCAGAGAAGAGACCTACAGTGGAGGACACACTGGCCCACCCATACTTCTGGccagaggagag GAGAGTGGAGTACTTACGAAAAATTGGTAACGAGAAGGAAGCAGAGAACTGTCGCAAAGCAGACCCAGGACTCCTTCATGCTTTGGACCAGTGTGCTGAGGCGAGGTCGTTTACAAAGTGGAAGTCCAAG ATACCGCCTGAGTTGATGAACAAGTTGGATGGTAAAAAGAAGGCCTACCCAGACAACACATTGGGTTTGTTGCGCTTCATACGCAACCTTCATGAGCACTA catTGAGGATGCGGATTCTGTTGACATATTGACAATGTTCCCTGATCTCTTTGGATGCGTCTACAAGTTTGCGAAGAAAAAGGAGTGGAATTCAAGAAGTAGTCTGAAGAAATGGTTTCACAGAGAAGATGTAAGATAA
- the LOC124023644 gene encoding serine/threonine-protein kinase/endoribonuclease IRE1a-like isoform X2 codes for MYMIFSSDVTGRARLADFGISRQLNMGQTTLHTISAGTKCWKARETLDEDSGIGYKRSTDIQVAGMLMYYIISGGHHPFGKGIHCEVNIFQGKYTLEHVEDEVAKDLIEWMINEDPEKRPTVEDTLAHPYFWPEERRVEYLRKIGNEKEAENCRKADPGLLHALDQCAEARSFTKWKSKIPPELMNKLDGKKKAYPDNTLGLLRFIRNLHEHYIEDADSVDILTMFPDLFGCVYKFAKKKEWNSRSSLKKWFHREDVR; via the exons ATGTATATGATCTTCTCTTCAGATGTTACAGGCAGAGCGAGATTAGCCGATTTCGGTATAAGTCGACAATTGAACATGGGACAAACAACTCTACATACAATCAGTGCAGGAACAAAATGTTGGAAGGCCAGAGAAACTTTAGATGAAGACAGTGGGATCGGATATAAGAGGAGCACCGATATTCAG GTGGCCGGGATGTTAATGTATTACATCATCTCTGGTGGACATCATCCATTTGGCAAAGGCATCCATTGTGAAGTTAACATTTTTCAAGGGAAGTACACACTGGAACATGTTGAGGATGAAGTGGCCAAGGACCTCATTGAGTGGATGATCAATGAAGACCCAGAGAAGAGACCTACAGTGGAGGACACACTGGCCCACCCATACTTCTGGccagaggagag GAGAGTGGAGTACTTACGAAAAATTGGTAACGAGAAGGAAGCAGAGAACTGTCGCAAAGCAGACCCAGGACTCCTTCATGCTTTGGACCAGTGTGCTGAGGCGAGGTCGTTTACAAAGTGGAAGTCCAAG ATACCGCCTGAGTTGATGAACAAGTTGGATGGTAAAAAGAAGGCCTACCCAGACAACACATTGGGTTTGTTGCGCTTCATACGCAACCTTCATGAGCACTA catTGAGGATGCGGATTCTGTTGACATATTGACAATGTTCCCTGATCTCTTTGGATGCGTCTACAAGTTTGCGAAGAAAAAGGAGTGGAATTCAAGAAGTAGTCTGAAGAAATGGTTTCACAGAGAAGATGTAAGATAA
- the LOC124023644 gene encoding serine/threonine-protein kinase/endoribonuclease IRE1-like isoform X1 has protein sequence MLVVNPVNHLTLYDMSFNAIGQNMDQYRQASIKWLRESQKIDLYIEEATNRLPKIPKHLQDMVVNCLTAVFNIMKEISLGLSLVVIPTLLKYLTHESKSTPQGLNRNISVVKLLYVITHKAQNHKHGWTLPFVEELCKRIISFTDQAYLANPQTSSLGVFTFGLLADLYTFDCVPAIITSRGITSVPEKILVTAEMEMDEDLKEKLRKLDMFLRSPVPPTDTTEQLQGVNLSKKKKKKKKKKKKKIIQEELSVEKSTPDMTEKPDLDASSIPVEESGVHGENSSVKPFPSTTDELKPRKWHKVSERWRPQLEELSNIDVGKVYRLGNLNLVVHPDFQIAKGSDGTEVFLGLKDDGTEVAVKRMLKSNYQDLKREEGFLRLPQLDSPCIVRYVDFAEDEHFGYLVLQLCEYTLDEYIKDHLPEDKTPVLKKIVHEVLCSLSVLHSLNTKILHRDIKPQNVLIDVTGRARLADFGISRQLNMGQTTLHTISAGTKCWKARETLDEDSGIGYKRSTDIQVAGMLMYYIISGGHHPFGKGIHCEVNIFQGKYTLEHVEDEVAKDLIEWMINEDPEKRPTVEDTLAHPYFWPEERRVEYLRKIGNEKEAENCRKADPGLLHALDQCAEARSFTKWKSKIPPELMNKLDGKKKAYPDNTLGLLRFIRNLHEHYIEDADSVDILTMFPDLFGCVYKFAKKKEWNSRSSLKKWFHREDVR, from the exons ATGCTGGTGGTGAACCCTGTGAATCATCTCACACTATATGACATGTCTTTTAACGCCATTGGACAAAATATGGATCAGTATCGTCAAGCATCCATAAAGTGGCTGAGAGAATCTCAGAAAATTGATCTCTACATTGAGGAGGCAACCAATCGCTTGCCTAAAATTCCCAAACATTTACAAGATATGGTAGTGAATTGCTTGACAGCTGTTTTTAACATTATGAAAGAAATATCTCTTGGACTGTCACTGGTAGTAATACCCACTCTTCTGAAATACCTCACACATGAATCCAAAAGTACCCCTCAAGGACTAAATCGCAACATTTCAGTTGTCAAACTACTGTATGTGATTACTCATAAAGCTCAAAATCACAAACATGGCTGGACCCTCCCTTTTGTTGAGGAGTTATGCAAGAGGATCATCTCATTCACTGATCAAGCATATCTCGCCAATCCTCAGACCTCCAGCTTAGGTGTCTTTACATTTGGTTTGCTTGCAGATCTGTACACCTTCGATTGTGTACCTGCGATTATCACATCACGAGGGATAACCTCTGTGCCGGAGAAAATACTTGTTACTGCTGAAATGGAGATGGATGAAGACCTGAAAGAAAAGCTAAGGAAATTAGATATGTTCCTACGAAGTCCAGTCCCACCAACGGATACAACTGAACAATTGCAGGGAGTGAATCtgtcaaagaagaagaagaagaagaagaagaaaaaaaagaagaagataaTTCAGGAAGAGTTGTCGGTAGAGAAAAGTACACCTGACATGACTGAGAAGCCAGATCTTGATGCTTCATCAATTCCAGTTGAAGAATCTGGTGTACATGGGGAAAATTCCAGTGTTAAACCATTTCCCTCCACCACCGACGAATTGAAACCCCGGAAATGGCACAAAGTTAGTGAGCGGTGGAGGCCTCAGTTGGAGGAACTCAGCAACATAGATGTAGGCAAGGTTTACAGATTGGGAAATCTCAATCTTGTCGTCCATCCGGATTTCCAAATAGCCAAAGGAAGTGATGGAACTGAAGTCTTTCTGGGCTTGAAGGATGATGGTACTGAGGTAGCCGTGAAGAGAATGCTCAAGTCAAACTATCAAGATctgaagagagaagagggttTTTTAAGACTACCTCAGCTGGATAGTCCCTGCATTGTGAGATATGTGGACTTTGCAGAGGACGAGCACTTCGGTTACCTTGTTCTTCAGCTCTGTGAATACACCCTTGATGAATACATCAAAGACCACCTACCAGAGGACAAAACCCCTGTCCTGAAGAAAATAGTGCACGAGGTGCTCTGCAGTCTAAGCGTTCTGCATAGTCTAAACACAAAAATTCTGCACCGGGATATAAAACCCCAGAATGTTTTAATAG ATGTTACAGGCAGAGCGAGATTAGCCGATTTCGGTATAAGTCGACAATTGAACATGGGACAAACAACTCTACATACAATCAGTGCAGGAACAAAATGTTGGAAGGCCAGAGAAACTTTAGATGAAGACAGTGGGATCGGATATAAGAGGAGCACCGATATTCAG GTGGCCGGGATGTTAATGTATTACATCATCTCTGGTGGACATCATCCATTTGGCAAAGGCATCCATTGTGAAGTTAACATTTTTCAAGGGAAGTACACACTGGAACATGTTGAGGATGAAGTGGCCAAGGACCTCATTGAGTGGATGATCAATGAAGACCCAGAGAAGAGACCTACAGTGGAGGACACACTGGCCCACCCATACTTCTGGccagaggagag GAGAGTGGAGTACTTACGAAAAATTGGTAACGAGAAGGAAGCAGAGAACTGTCGCAAAGCAGACCCAGGACTCCTTCATGCTTTGGACCAGTGTGCTGAGGCGAGGTCGTTTACAAAGTGGAAGTCCAAG ATACCGCCTGAGTTGATGAACAAGTTGGATGGTAAAAAGAAGGCCTACCCAGACAACACATTGGGTTTGTTGCGCTTCATACGCAACCTTCATGAGCACTA catTGAGGATGCGGATTCTGTTGACATATTGACAATGTTCCCTGATCTCTTTGGATGCGTCTACAAGTTTGCGAAGAAAAAGGAGTGGAATTCAAGAAGTAGTCTGAAGAAATGGTTTCACAGAGAAGATGTAAGATAA